The genome window ATTTCTGAGTTTGGCGAGAATTGCTGAAGTTTTTGTACAATTGCCGAAGTCCGGGGTGTTGCATGAGGAGGTCTGGAAAATAGGGGATTGCCGTTAACCGTATGATCACCGGGATAATTTTTGACAGCATTAAGTACCCGGTCGAGTTCGGCAACGACGGATTGTTCCGTTTCACCCGGTAAGGTGCGTCTTTCCCATACCAGCCTGGCTTGATGAGGGAGTACGCTTAGCTCGCCGCCGCCTTCGATAAGGCCTGCGTGCAGGCCGGGATTCCCTAACAATAGATGCTTTTCTTTTTTGGATAACTCAGATTCGATTGCTCTCAATTCATCTAAGGCCGCACTAAGGGGTAAAATGGCGTCGATTCCTTGTTCCGGTCGGCTGCCATGGGCGGCTTTGCCAAAAACCTCTACTTCGAACCAGGAAAAGCCCTTATGACAAATCCCAATGTCTAACTCAGTCGGTTCAAGAAAAATACCGGCTGCCGGTAGTTGCGGTAACTTGGGCAGCCAGTTCTCTACAATATATTCCATACCAATGCTTTTGTCTTCTTCATCTGCAACGAAAGTAAAATGAAGATCCATTGGAGGGGTGTTCTGGCTAAAGTGTTTTGCAAGAAGCAGCATGATGGTGTCGCTGCCTTTCATATCGTAAGCGCCGCGGCCATACAATTTATTGCCATCTTGTTTTAAGCTAAACGGATTGTCCATACCCTCTACGCCTACCGTGTCGAGATGGGCGTTCAGCAACAATGGTTTGGCAAACCCGTTTCCGGGAATTATGGCAACCACGTTTGTCCTGCCGGGCTGTACCGTTTGAATTTCAGGATCGAGGTCTAAATCGCCTAAAAACCCGGCAACGAACTTTGTTATTGTTTCTTCACCTGGACCATTGGAGAGTGTTGGATTAATTGAGTTGATCCCGACAAGCTGTGAGAGGAGATCGACGATTTCGTTTTCCATTGTGATATTTCCTAAAAGTGGGTTAGAGAAAAAATTGAGGCTATCTCAAATGCATACTTTTTCTTTCAAAAATATTAAGACAAAATCAGAGCAGATTTATTGTGGCTTCAAAAAAAAGACTCATTTTTTTATGATAAAACCAAGTCAGGCATACAGGGCGCTACTAAATGCCGGGCGATGTCCTTTTGTAATTTCACTATCTTCACCCAGAAACTTAAAAATAGCGATACAGGTTTTCCTGGCGCCGTCATCATCATAATCACGATCTGTTCTCATGACTTCGATGAAGTGCTCCAACGCGCTGTTGAAATCTTGATTTTGCAAGTTTTTAATCGCGATTAAATAGCCAACCTTTACCGAATGTTCAGGCAGGTTTTCAGGATCATCCAAATACTCAAACAATTTCACAAAGGATTTGATTGCATCAGCAGTTTCATAAAACTCAGAATCCGGCTCAATCGGGTTGACAAGCTGTAAAGCCTTTTGTGGATCTGAATAAAAGATTGAACGCGCAAGTAATGCTCCGGCTTGTTGGTTGTTAGGTTCGGCTGCAGTGATGTCTTGCAATATCTGTTCGGCTTTTTGGGTTTCTCCCAGTGATAAAAGCTCTTGTGCTTCTTTCAGTTGGTTTGCATATTTGCCGGGAATGGCTTTTTCCAGCCATTTTTCGATAGCATTTTTCGGTAAAGCCCCGACAAATTCGTCCCTTACTTCACCATCAACAAACAATTTCACATTCGGAATGCTGCGAATTCCGTATTTGCCAGCAAGCTCGCTATGTTGCTCGGTATCCAGTTTTATCAATTCCCATTTATCCTTTTGCTGCTCTGCCAATTCCTCTAAAACCGGACCCAGAATTTTACAGGGTCCGCACCATTCTGCCCAAAAATCAACCAAAACCGGAATTTCGTGACTGCGATCGATGACGTCTTTGGTGAAATCATGGAGGTCGTAACTCATACTTCTCCTTCCTTATCAAACTATTATCAAGTATTAAATCAAATGCTAAACAATGAAATTATATTAAAAAAAAGGTTTTGAAGCTACAATGGAATCATTGGTTATACCTATTTTAAGAATTCAGTTGAAGTCGAGTAACTGGAGAAAATTTAGTTCAGTTAATAAATTCTTTGTATCTACGGATAAATAAATGGATTCCTTCTTTTTCGAAACGTTCCGCATCCCATGGCTCTGAACTGACAGATTCCAAATTCCCAATCCAAACATAAGTTTCGGTTTCCACTTTTGCTCCATTTTGTAAAAGGCAGGTCTCTTTCACCCTCTTATATTCAGGTCCTTCGAATCGATCAAGAGTTTGCATATCGGTATCAGAAATATTAAAATAGATAATGCCTTCTAATTTGTTCCCAGGCGATCCTTTTATCAAACATGGATGGATTTCTCCCTTTAATGCCCTGCGCTTATAGCCAAAGAGAATTCCCGGTTTTGACTTATAATTTCCCTCCACAACCTGGCGCCAAACCTGGTTGAACATAAGGGTTCCATAGGTAAAAATATTCATTATCTCTCTTGGCCGAGTTTGATGCCATCACTTGGAGCGATGGTATTAATTAATGAGGCTCTTCCAAAATAGTACCGGTATCCCGGTAGTAATTAACCTGGATAATTCATGAACCTTATCACTGTCATCCAGGAGGGATCTATTTTGCAACTATTTTATACTTACAATTATGCTTTTTATTTTATGGAAATAGATCCCGTTGCGACAGCCTGTGCGACGGGATGACACTTTTGAAACTTTAAGCTTAATACTATAATTCATTAATAGATCAGGTTAATAGCTTTTTCCCAGGAATCCAACCAAATTTTTAAAAAACTCTGCGGTAAAAGTATCGATGTAGTTATTCCCCTTTTCCGAAAGAGCCGTGTAAATGTATGTAACAAAAGCAGTTGTCATACTATCTGAATTTTCCTCGCAATTGATTAAAATGTTGCCAAGTAAAAATTCGAGCTCAATATTTAGATATTCAATTTGAAATTGCTCTTTGTCGAGTTTGGTTATGATCCAAATTTTTTTATCCGTAGCATGGCCTTTTGTTTTAAATATAAGCCCTTCGGCAATCACTTCCGTATTTGGATAGATTAGTTCAAGCTCCCAACCCTATGCCCATATCTTTTCATTAATGGGTTCAAACAATGGAAATGCTTTTTCGATGACAGCATTTAATTGTAA of candidate division KSB1 bacterium contains these proteins:
- a CDS encoding M20/M25/M40 family metallo-hydrolase, whose amino-acid sequence is MENEIVDLLSQLVGINSINPTLSNGPGEETITKFVAGFLGDLDLDPEIQTVQPGRTNVVAIIPGNGFAKPLLLNAHLDTVGVEGMDNPFSLKQDGNKLYGRGAYDMKGSDTIMLLLAKHFSQNTPPMDLHFTFVADEEDKSIGMEYIVENWLPKLPQLPAAGIFLEPTELDIGICHKGFSWFEVEVFGKAAHGSRPEQGIDAILPLSAALDELRAIESELSKKEKHLLLGNPGLHAGLIEGGGELSVLPHQARLVWERRTLPGETEQSVVAELDRVLNAVKNYPGDHTVNGNPLFSRPPHATPRTSAIVQKLQQFSPNSEIIGCSFWADSALGGAAGFPSVLFGPVGHGAHAIDEWVSLQSLAELYKILKQMIETY
- the trxA gene encoding thioredoxin, with protein sequence MSYDLHDFTKDVIDRSHEIPVLVDFWAEWCGPCKILGPVLEELAEQQKDKWELIKLDTEQHSELAGKYGIRSIPNVKLFVDGEVRDEFVGALPKNAIEKWLEKAIPGKYANQLKEAQELLSLGETQKAEQILQDITAAEPNNQQAGALLARSIFYSDPQKALQLVNPIEPDSEFYETADAIKSFVKLFEYLDDPENLPEHSVKVGYLIAIKNLQNQDFNSALEHFIEVMRTDRDYDDDGARKTCIAIFKFLGEDSEITKGHRPAFSSALYA
- a CDS encoding gamma-glutamylcyclotransferase — protein: MNIFTYGTLMFNQVWRQVVEGNYKSKPGILFGYKRRALKGEIHPCLIKGSPGNKLEGIIYFNISDTDMQTLDRFEGPEYKRVKETCLLQNGAKVETETYVWIGNLESVSSEPWDAERFEKEGIHLFIRRYKEFIN